The genomic stretch GAGAGGGTTAGGTTCGCTAAACAATTGTTAGACGAATTAGGAATTTGTGGAGAGAGAATTGAAATGTTTTTCATGACAGCAGCTGAAGCAGACAAATTTGTAGCTGCAGCTAATGAAATGACTGAAAGAGTTAAAAAGTTAGGACCTAACCCTCTCAAAGCTCAGTAAAGCCGGAGATTAAAGGGATGAGTTCTCTCGGGAACCCGAAAGGGACCGAGAGAACAACCGCCCCTATGTGAGGGGTTCTCCGGCAATTTAAATAAAATTTTTTAAAGTTTTTAGGGTGATTACCTTGGCAGTTAAAGTTGGAATGATACAGTTATGTGGATGTTCAGGATGCCACATATCATTGTTAGACTTACATGAAAAGTTATTAGAAGTATTGCCAAATTTAGAGATTGTCTATGCCCCAATAATTGCAGATCCAAAAGAAATTCCTGAAGGAATAGATGTATTTTTAGTTGAGGGTGGAGTTAGGAATGAGCATGATGAACATCTACTTCATGAAATAAGAGAAAAATCAAAAATTGTTATTGCTTGGGGGACATGTGCCGCTTATGGAGGTATTCCAGGATTGGCTAACTTATACACAAAAGAAGAATTATTAAATACGGTATATTCAACTGATTCAACTGAAAATAAAGGAGAAATTCCTTCTGAAGAAATTCCTCCTTTAACAGAATATGTTAAGCCAATAAGTGATTACATAAAAGTCGATTATGTAATTCCAGGATGCCCACCAACACCAAAAATGATCGCTGATGCCATTATAGCTTTATTGAATGGAGAAGAGCCTAAATTACCAACAAAAATTGTATGTGATGAATGTCCAAGAAAGAAAGAAAATGTATTCCCAGAGAAGTTTAAGAGGACATTTGAAGGAAAGCCAGATCCAGA from Methanocaldococcus lauensis encodes the following:
- the vhuG gene encoding F420-non-reducing hydrogenase subunit VhuG; its protein translation is MIQLCGCSGCHISLLDLHEKLLEVLPNLEIVYAPIIADPKEIPEGIDVFLVEGGVRNEHDEHLLHEIREKSKIVIAWGTCAAYGGIPGLANLYTKEELLNTVYSTDSTENKGEIPSEEIPPLTEYVKPISDYIKVDYVIPGCPPTPKMIADAIIALLNGEEPKLPTKIVCDECPRKKENVFPEKFKRTFEGKPDPEKCLFEQGYTCLGFATRAGCGAKCPKAGVPCRGCYGKTDKSLDLGANAANVLANAGEAALEISDKVALLNRFTLASALINRKVK